One Phoenix dactylifera cultivar Barhee BC4 chromosome 8, palm_55x_up_171113_PBpolish2nd_filt_p, whole genome shotgun sequence genomic window carries:
- the LOC103708761 gene encoding ribosome biogenesis regulatory protein homolog yields MGAETYQIDLGNLMAFDPSHHFQSIPSAREDLVKECLQKGTELVQAIANALFSLPSTEDPDGPIVHLPQPTTRLPREKHLPKPKPPTKWELFAKAKGIKNRKKDKRVFDEQTGAWKRRHGYDRVNDDKDVPIIEAKLTDEPGEDPFAQRKVEKKKRVEKQEKNRLQNLKQAMKAGALPSHVQLAATALPITGSQKEAPKKASKEELENVAGMAATATASGGKFDKKLPGEKAPKHAGKFRKFLPVVEGKGMGTQEKQQTEKILNQLMAKSSHDILDVNKAVTMFNVKKERQRKKEKDREVFNTSNKLKPKKKSLKKSSKKKN; encoded by the exons ATGGGGGCGGAAACATACCAAATCGATTTGGGAAACCTCATGGCTTTTGATCCGTCGCATCATTTCCAGTCCATCCCCTCTGCCAG GGAAGACCTGGTAAAAGAGTGCCTGCAGAAAGGGACAGAGCTGGTACAAGCAATCGCTAATGCTCTCTTTAGCTTACCTTCCACTGAAGACCCAGATGGTCCCATCGTTCACCTGCCGCAGCCCACTACCAGGCTTCCTAGAGAGAAGCAT CTGCCAAAGCCTAAGCCTCCCACAAAATGGGAACTGTTTGCCAAAGCAAAAG GTATAAAGAATCGCAAAAAAGACAAGCGCGTATTTGACGAACAAACGGGTGCTTGGAAGCGGCGCCATGGCTATGATCGTGTGAATGATGACAAAGATGTACCAATAATTGAGGCCAAATTGACGGATG AGCCAGGGGAGGATCCTTTTGCCCAAAGGAAGGTTGAGAAGAAGAAACGAGTTGAGAAGCAAGAAAAGAACCGGCTGCAGAATCTAAAGCAGGCCATGAAAGCTGGTGCTTTGCCAAG TCATGTCCAACTCGCTGCAACAGCACTGCCCATCACAGGAAGCCAGAAAGAAGCTCCAAAGAAAGCTAGTAAAGAGGAGCTTGAAAATGTAGCTGGGATGGCAGCAACAGCAACAGCAAGTGGCGGGAAATTTGACAAAAAGCTGCCAGGCGAGAAAGCTCCCAAGCATGCCGGGAAGTTTCGAAAG TTCCTCCCTGTGgtagaaggaaagggaatgggCACCCAAGAAAAGCAGCAAACGGAGAAAATTCTTAATCAGCTGATGGCTAAAAGCTCTCATGACATACTTGATGTCAACAAG GCGGTTACAATGTTCAATGTGAAGAAAGAGAGGCAACGCAAGAAGGAAAAGGATCGGGAGGTGTTTAATACGTCAAATAAATTGAAACCAAAGAAGAAATCTCTCAAAAAATCATCAAAGAAGAAGAATTAG
- the LOC103708760 gene encoding EG45-like domain containing protein, with translation MVFLPYPMRLAAVATLLSLELLYQAFLARCDVGTAASYGPPYTPTSCNGYGQDQFPPNNMFAAVSGGLWDNGAACGRTYRLRCLSGIDRPCKGGNIVVVVVDKCASNPCPANLLLSREAFGAVSRFTDGKINVEYTQI, from the exons ATGGTCTTCTTGCCCTATCCCATGAGGCTTGCAGCGGTCGCAACGTTGCTCAGCTTAGAGCTACTCTACCAAGCATTCCTAGCTCGCTGCGACGTTGGCACCGCAGCGTCTTATGGCCCCCCTTATACTC CTACGAGTTGTAATGGCTACGGCCAAGACCAGTTCCCTCCGAACAACATGTTTGCGGCCGTCTCCGGGGGGCTGTGGGACAACGGTGCTGCCTGCGGAAGGACGTACAGATTGAGATGCCTGAGCGGCATCGATCGGCCATGCAAGGGTGGAAACATCGTGGTGGTGGTGGTCGATAAGTGCGCGAGCAATCCGTGCCCTGCCAACCTCCTCTTGTCCAGAGAAGCTTTCGGAGCTGTTTCCCGCTTTACTGATGGAAAGATTAATGTCGAATACACGCA GATTTGA